The Gemmata palustris genome includes a region encoding these proteins:
- a CDS encoding sugar phosphate nucleotidyltransferase, whose protein sequence is MSIRVILAGGKGTRMGELTRVTNKHLLPVGAWPMVYHPLKKLTGAGVQEILLVSGTEHMGDFVELLGSGRDHNCRLTYRVQDEAGGIAQALGLAEHFCMGSRSLVLLGDNIFRDSLIPLLEKANSRPDWAWIGLKQVPDPGRYGVAELKGDQVMGIEEKPENPKSDFAVVGIYIYPPDVFNLIKTLKPSRRNELEITDVNNHYIKQGRMGCFSLDGYWTDAGTLDSLDYSNELVRKEPPRF, encoded by the coding sequence ATGTCCATTCGCGTAATTCTGGCGGGCGGCAAAGGCACCCGCATGGGCGAGCTGACGCGCGTAACGAACAAGCACTTGCTCCCGGTCGGCGCGTGGCCGATGGTGTACCACCCACTGAAGAAGCTCACCGGGGCCGGGGTGCAGGAGATCCTGCTCGTGTCGGGCACCGAGCACATGGGCGACTTCGTGGAACTGCTCGGGTCCGGGCGCGACCACAATTGCCGGCTCACGTACCGCGTTCAGGACGAGGCCGGTGGCATCGCACAAGCTCTGGGCTTGGCGGAGCACTTCTGCATGGGCAGCCGGTCGCTCGTGCTGCTCGGCGACAACATCTTCCGCGACTCGCTCATTCCGCTCTTGGAGAAGGCGAACAGCCGCCCGGACTGGGCGTGGATCGGCCTGAAGCAGGTGCCGGACCCCGGCCGTTACGGTGTGGCCGAACTGAAGGGCGATCAGGTGATGGGGATCGAAGAGAAGCCGGAGAACCCCAAGAGCGATTTCGCGGTGGTGGGCATCTACATTTACCCGCCGGACGTGTTCAACCTCATCAAGACGCTCAAACCGAGCCGGCGTAACGAGTTGGAAATCACGGACGTCAACAACCACTACATCAAACAGGGCCGCATGGGGTGCTTTAGTTTGGACGGATATTGGACCGACGCCGGTACACTCGATAGCCTCGATTATTCCAACGAGCTGGTGCGAAAAGAGCCGCCCCGATTCTGA
- a CDS encoding aldehyde dehydrogenase family protein gives MTSPVSGRLFVGGEWLAPRDDFADLNPANLSEVVGSFPHATPEEVASAVSAARASFPGWRRTSRILRAECFDRLAQLIKRDTDALATLMARECGKNVTECRAEVVEGLHMVQWVFGSGRTGVYGEVVASEIAEKDAFTRRKPWGVVAVVTPWNFPFAVPLWMLGPSLLEGNTCVFKPSEETPGIAQRLVELFAEAGFPGGTVNLIQGSGPVGEALVKNPDVNVVCFTGSYAVGRRIQELSAALPDRIVAAEMGGKNAVIVCDDARFDLAVNAGILSAFKTTGQRCVSASRIIVHESLMDRYAKAFVDTAKRLRFGDPLDPKNFAGPLVNRKGVEKVLSYNALAKSEGVEVLLAPDKPESVNGCFLAPFVYRTDARPNLRVTHEEVFGPHVALIPFKTDEDAARIYNDTEYGLSMAVITESYRRMRFFRDECEYGMGYVNLPSIGAEVHLPFGGVKKSGNGHPSASALIEAVTHKTAWTVNHGTDIKMAQGLTTAIDSGPA, from the coding sequence ATGACCAGTCCCGTTTCCGGCCGATTGTTCGTCGGCGGCGAGTGGCTCGCGCCGCGAGACGACTTCGCGGACCTGAACCCGGCGAACCTCAGCGAAGTGGTCGGCTCGTTCCCGCACGCGACGCCGGAAGAGGTCGCGTCCGCGGTGAGTGCGGCGCGCGCCTCCTTTCCGGGTTGGCGCCGAACGTCGCGCATCCTCCGCGCCGAGTGCTTCGACCGGTTGGCGCAACTCATCAAGCGCGACACCGACGCCTTGGCCACGCTGATGGCCCGCGAGTGCGGCAAAAACGTCACCGAGTGCCGGGCCGAGGTGGTCGAAGGGCTGCACATGGTGCAGTGGGTGTTCGGCTCGGGTCGCACCGGCGTGTACGGCGAAGTGGTGGCATCCGAGATCGCGGAGAAAGATGCCTTCACGCGCCGGAAACCGTGGGGCGTCGTTGCGGTGGTGACGCCGTGGAACTTCCCGTTCGCGGTGCCGTTGTGGATGCTCGGGCCGAGCTTGCTGGAAGGCAACACGTGCGTGTTCAAGCCGAGCGAGGAGACCCCGGGGATCGCACAACGACTGGTCGAACTGTTCGCGGAAGCCGGGTTCCCCGGTGGAACCGTGAACTTGATCCAGGGGAGTGGACCGGTCGGCGAAGCGCTCGTGAAGAACCCCGACGTGAACGTGGTGTGCTTCACGGGCAGCTACGCGGTGGGCCGGCGCATTCAGGAACTCTCGGCGGCCCTCCCGGACCGCATCGTCGCGGCCGAAATGGGCGGGAAGAACGCGGTCATCGTGTGTGACGATGCGCGGTTCGATCTGGCCGTGAATGCGGGCATCCTCAGCGCGTTCAAAACCACCGGTCAGCGGTGCGTCTCCGCGAGCCGCATCATCGTCCACGAGTCGCTCATGGACCGCTACGCGAAAGCGTTCGTGGACACCGCGAAACGACTGCGCTTCGGCGACCCGCTCGACCCGAAGAACTTTGCGGGGCCGCTCGTGAACCGCAAGGGCGTCGAAAAGGTCTTGAGTTACAACGCGCTCGCGAAGTCCGAGGGCGTAGAGGTGCTGCTCGCGCCCGACAAACCGGAGAGCGTGAACGGGTGCTTCCTGGCGCCGTTCGTGTACCGCACCGATGCGAGGCCGAACCTCCGCGTCACGCACGAGGAGGTGTTCGGCCCGCACGTCGCTCTGATCCCGTTCAAAACCGACGAGGACGCGGCGCGGATTTACAACGACACGGAATACGGCCTCTCGATGGCGGTCATCACCGAGAGTTACCGGCGAATGCGGTTCTTCCGCGACGAGTGCGAGTACGGCATGGGCTACGTGAACCTGCCGTCGATCGGCGCGGAAGTTCACCTGCCGTTCGGCGGCGTGAAAAAGAGCGGCAATGGCCACCCGTCGGCCTCAGCGCTCATCGAAGCCGTCACGCACAAAACCGCGTGGACCGTGAACCACGGCACCGACATCAAGATGGCCCAGGGACTAACGACTGCGATCGACAGCGGCCCGGCGTGA
- a CDS encoding AAA family ATPase, whose amino-acid sequence MFEVRKAKRQRRPLKISLEGLSGSGKTFTALRLAFALKRAGIGKKIVIADSENESAGLYDGVQMDGEKWEYEVCPIPHEKQHPAGYAECYEYLVGAGFDIVIFDSLSHAWHGAMEQVDAFARANKGDKFGGWAKITPEQRKMLTTLTDPRAHCIATMRVKSEYERVDDNGKAKIKKVGMKTDQRENTEYEFDAVIRLEVENHAARVEKVRGCTAMDGKTCDHPGPTFWKPLFDWWLSAEPVDAISPEDQQRQRLNAAKTLTDLATVWGAIPKGLQARLADDKDRRKAVLMTKMKAGGATTATATVGAKALPGLPDDDDVLFPTGSRSGMPD is encoded by the coding sequence ATGTTTGAAGTTCGCAAAGCGAAGCGGCAGCGCCGGCCGCTGAAAATCTCACTCGAAGGGCTGAGCGGCTCGGGGAAGACGTTCACGGCCCTCCGGCTCGCGTTCGCGCTCAAGCGCGCGGGGATCGGCAAGAAGATCGTCATCGCCGATTCGGAGAACGAGTCCGCCGGCCTCTACGACGGCGTGCAGATGGACGGCGAGAAGTGGGAGTACGAGGTGTGCCCCATCCCGCACGAGAAACAGCACCCGGCCGGCTACGCGGAGTGCTACGAGTACCTCGTCGGCGCCGGGTTCGATATCGTCATCTTCGACTCGCTCTCGCACGCCTGGCACGGCGCGATGGAACAAGTGGACGCATTCGCCCGCGCCAACAAGGGCGACAAGTTCGGCGGGTGGGCGAAGATCACCCCCGAGCAGCGGAAGATGCTCACCACACTCACCGACCCGCGCGCGCACTGTATCGCGACCATGCGCGTGAAGAGCGAGTACGAGCGCGTCGATGACAACGGGAAGGCCAAAATCAAGAAGGTCGGGATGAAGACCGACCAGCGCGAGAATACCGAGTACGAATTCGACGCAGTGATTCGCTTGGAAGTCGAGAACCACGCGGCACGAGTCGAGAAGGTCCGCGGGTGTACCGCGATGGACGGCAAGACGTGCGACCACCCCGGCCCGACGTTCTGGAAGCCGCTGTTCGACTGGTGGCTCTCGGCCGAACCGGTCGACGCGATTTCGCCCGAGGACCAGCAACGCCAGCGGCTCAACGCGGCCAAGACGCTCACGGACCTGGCAACGGTGTGGGGCGCGATTCCCAAGGGACTTCAAGCCCGGCTCGCGGACGACAAGGATCGGCGCAAAGCCGTGCTAATGACAAAGATGAAGGCCGGCGGTGCAACTACAGCGACCGCGACGGTGGGCGCGAAGGCGCTGCCGGGGTTACCGGACGATGACGACGTGTTGTTCCCGACCGGATCGCGCTCCGGGATGCCGGACTGA
- the argA gene encoding amino-acid N-acetyltransferase yields the protein MHERLTHFREILRYVPRFRDRVFVIAIDGAVVEDDNFPNLLLDIALLRSLSIRVALVHGAAHQVRRYADLIKMTPSDVDGTGITNRETLNVAISAANRVTHEILEGLSANDLRAACPNAVVAHPAGILGGVDHLFTGRVERVDTELLQTLLERDIVPVIPPIGIDGAGASYRLNSDAVAVEIAKSLRAVKLVYLNTEGGVSDAKGVIRQMTVQEADTFLKRSRTELQPGAVTKLTHALRACKEGVERVHIIDGREQEGLLGEVFSNEGIGTLIYANEYQAIRAAQKKDVRAVYSLIQQGTQNDELVKRTRGELEKVIGDYFVFEVDRNAVACAALHVYPEQNMAELASVFVDARYENKGIGAKLIHFTEGVARSRGIANLFCLSTQAINYFIQKGGYKLGTPDDLPPARREKYDQNRRNSQVLIKSLG from the coding sequence ATGCACGAACGCCTGACCCATTTCCGCGAAATTCTCCGCTACGTGCCCCGGTTCCGCGACCGGGTGTTTGTCATCGCGATCGACGGCGCCGTCGTCGAAGACGATAACTTCCCGAACCTGTTGCTCGATATCGCGCTGTTGCGCAGTTTGAGCATCCGCGTCGCGCTCGTTCACGGCGCGGCGCACCAGGTGAGGCGGTACGCGGACCTCATCAAGATGACCCCGTCGGACGTGGACGGCACCGGGATCACGAACCGCGAAACGCTGAACGTCGCCATTAGCGCGGCCAACCGCGTCACGCACGAGATTCTGGAGGGGCTGTCCGCGAACGACCTGCGGGCCGCGTGCCCCAACGCCGTGGTCGCGCACCCGGCCGGCATCCTCGGTGGGGTCGATCACCTGTTCACCGGGCGCGTCGAGCGCGTCGATACGGAACTGCTCCAAACGCTCCTCGAGCGCGACATCGTTCCCGTGATCCCGCCCATCGGCATCGACGGCGCCGGGGCCTCGTATCGGCTGAATTCCGACGCGGTCGCTGTGGAAATCGCGAAATCCCTGCGCGCGGTGAAACTCGTGTACCTCAACACCGAGGGCGGCGTGTCCGACGCGAAGGGCGTGATCCGTCAGATGACCGTGCAGGAAGCGGACACGTTCCTCAAGCGGAGCCGCACCGAACTCCAACCGGGAGCCGTCACCAAACTGACGCACGCGCTCCGGGCCTGCAAGGAGGGCGTCGAGCGCGTTCACATCATCGACGGCCGCGAGCAGGAGGGGTTGCTCGGCGAAGTGTTCTCGAACGAGGGCATCGGCACGCTGATCTACGCGAACGAGTACCAAGCGATCCGCGCGGCCCAGAAAAAGGACGTGCGCGCGGTGTACTCGCTGATTCAACAGGGCACGCAGAACGATGAACTCGTGAAGCGCACGCGGGGCGAACTCGAAAAGGTCATCGGCGATTACTTCGTCTTCGAGGTGGACCGGAACGCGGTCGCGTGCGCGGCCCTGCACGTGTACCCCGAACAGAACATGGCGGAACTGGCGAGCGTCTTCGTCGACGCCCGGTACGAGAACAAGGGTATCGGGGCGAAACTGATTCACTTCACCGAGGGCGTGGCCCGTTCGCGGGGGATCGCGAACCTGTTCTGCCTCTCGACACAGGCGATCAATTATTTCATCCAGAAGGGCGGCTACAAGCTCGGCACGCCCGACGACCTCCCACCCGCGCGCCGGGAGAAGTACGACCAGAACCGGCGCAACTCGCAGGTGCTCATCAAGTCGCTGGGATAA
- a CDS encoding lactate racemase domain-containing protein produces MPETTELIVGSQSWTLTVPGDRAVTVRRADVTAPAGSPQQLVQHALEKPFNFEPLRRALTPDDRVVIVIDPRLPHLTEMLAEVLRHVGSAGIAPAAITVVSPPNAPQTWIDELPDEFADVTAETHDPATEPKLMYVATTNSGRRVYLNRSVAEADFTIVLAGRRYDPHVGYAGAETALFPALSNEETRAAFLGEFTSSAPTGNRETEAAEVVWLLGTPFLIQVIEGAGDTIQDVVAGLFDSGVEGIRRQDARWRGAIEEEVDTVIASVSGEPGNVTFSDLAKAAATAARAVKKGGRIALLTTAAPDLGPGAELLRKLDGPAGAKKFLAREKPEDWAAASLWVYAAKSASLFLASGYPDAVAEELFATPIRTQSEAQRLIDTGGTVLLIPDAHKAMITVG; encoded by the coding sequence ATGCCGGAAACGACCGAATTGATCGTTGGTTCTCAATCGTGGACACTAACGGTGCCGGGCGATCGCGCCGTTACCGTTCGACGCGCAGACGTTACCGCGCCCGCGGGTTCGCCGCAGCAACTCGTTCAGCACGCACTCGAAAAACCGTTTAACTTCGAGCCGCTCCGCCGGGCGCTCACGCCGGACGATCGCGTCGTGATTGTCATTGATCCGCGATTACCGCACCTGACAGAGATGCTCGCCGAAGTGCTTCGGCACGTTGGCAGTGCGGGCATCGCCCCGGCCGCGATCACGGTCGTTTCGCCGCCGAACGCGCCGCAAACGTGGATCGATGAGTTGCCGGACGAGTTCGCGGACGTGACGGCCGAGACGCACGACCCGGCCACCGAGCCGAAGCTCATGTACGTGGCGACCACGAACAGCGGGCGCCGCGTGTACCTGAACCGCTCGGTGGCGGAAGCGGACTTCACCATCGTGCTCGCGGGGCGCCGGTACGACCCGCATGTCGGCTACGCGGGCGCGGAAACGGCTCTTTTCCCGGCCCTCTCGAACGAAGAAACGCGGGCCGCGTTCCTGGGCGAATTCACGTCATCCGCGCCGACCGGGAACCGCGAAACGGAAGCCGCCGAAGTCGTATGGCTGCTCGGCACACCGTTCTTGATTCAAGTGATTGAGGGAGCGGGCGATACGATTCAGGACGTCGTTGCGGGGCTGTTTGATAGCGGGGTAGAAGGCATCCGCCGACAGGATGCCCGCTGGCGCGGCGCGATCGAAGAAGAAGTCGATACAGTGATCGCTTCCGTCAGCGGTGAACCCGGTAACGTGACCTTCTCGGACCTTGCGAAAGCCGCTGCGACCGCGGCCCGCGCGGTGAAGAAGGGCGGGCGTATCGCGCTGCTAACAACTGCCGCGCCAGACCTGGGACCGGGGGCCGAACTGCTCCGCAAACTCGACGGCCCGGCCGGGGCGAAAAAGTTCCTCGCCCGGGAGAAGCCCGAGGATTGGGCCGCGGCCAGCCTGTGGGTGTACGCGGCCAAATCCGCGAGCTTGTTTCTCGCGAGTGGCTACCCCGACGCGGTGGCAGAGGAACTGTTCGCTACGCCGATTCGTACCCAATCAGAAGCGCAGCGGCTCATTGACACGGGCGGCACCGTACTCCTCATCCCGGACGCGCACAAAGCGATGATTACGGTGGGGTAA
- the rfbB gene encoding dTDP-glucose 4,6-dehydratase produces the protein MPTVLVTGGAGFIGSNFVRHLLATDPTVAVVNFDALTYAGNLANLADLAGHPRYTFIKGDVTDRDHVRAALQRGVTDIIHFAAESHVDRSIQDSGPFVRTNVIGTQILLDAAREFKVNKYVQVSTDEVYGSLGATGFFTEETPLHPNSPYSASKAGADLLVQAYQHTFGLPAVITRCSNNYGPYQFPEKLIPLFVTNLLNDIPVPVYGDGQQVRDWIHVLDHCRGVEAAWRNGRPGEVYNFGGRCEMPNLELTKLLIRLLGKPESLIRYVEDRLGHDRRYAIDCAKAERELGWAPQVSFDAGLAETIAWYQTNAAWVATIKNKDYMSYYEKQYGSKL, from the coding sequence ATGCCAACAGTTTTGGTCACCGGCGGGGCGGGGTTCATCGGCTCGAACTTCGTGCGCCACTTGCTCGCGACGGACCCGACCGTTGCGGTCGTCAACTTCGATGCGCTCACCTACGCCGGCAACTTGGCCAACCTCGCCGACCTCGCCGGCCACCCGCGGTACACGTTCATCAAGGGCGACGTCACCGACCGCGACCACGTGCGCGCGGCGCTGCAGCGCGGGGTGACGGACATCATTCACTTCGCGGCGGAAAGTCACGTCGATCGCAGCATTCAGGACAGCGGGCCGTTCGTGCGCACGAACGTGATCGGCACCCAGATCCTTCTCGACGCGGCCCGCGAATTTAAGGTGAACAAGTACGTTCAGGTTTCCACGGACGAAGTGTACGGGAGCCTCGGCGCAACGGGCTTCTTCACGGAAGAAACGCCGCTGCACCCGAACAGCCCGTACTCCGCGAGTAAGGCCGGCGCCGACCTCCTGGTGCAAGCGTACCAGCACACGTTCGGGCTGCCGGCGGTCATCACCCGGTGCTCGAACAACTACGGCCCGTACCAGTTCCCCGAAAAACTCATTCCGCTGTTCGTGACGAACCTGCTCAACGACATCCCGGTACCGGTGTACGGCGACGGCCAGCAGGTCCGCGACTGGATTCACGTGCTCGACCACTGCCGCGGGGTCGAAGCCGCGTGGCGGAACGGAAGACCCGGCGAGGTGTACAACTTCGGCGGCCGGTGCGAGATGCCGAACCTCGAACTGACGAAATTACTGATCCGTTTGCTCGGCAAGCCCGAGTCGCTCATCCGGTACGTGGAAGACCGCCTCGGTCACGATCGGCGCTACGCGATCGACTGCGCGAAGGCCGAGCGCGAACTCGGCTGGGCCCCCCAAGTGAGCTTCGACGCGGGCCTGGCGGAAACAATCGCGTGGTACCAGACGAACGCGGCCTGGGTCGCGACGATCAAGAACAAAGACTACATGAGCTACTACGAGAAACAGTACGGCAGCAAACTCTAA
- a CDS encoding NAD(P)/FAD-dependent oxidoreductase codes for MPENVIIIGSGPAAWTAAIYAARANLNPLVFEGNPYDKKNQENGTLPLGQLALTTEVENFPTWPAGDTRQYLKTALKEDDQPYWVTANKEQPTHGINGPELVALARQQARNVGTRVESKDVVKVDLKNKPFTVTLHDGKTAQAHTLIIATGARANYLGLPSEDKYKNRGVSACAVCDGALPRFKNQPIVVVGGGDTAVEEAGYLTKFASSVHLLVRRDVLRASKIMADRAESNSKIGIKWHTEVEEVIGDDKKGVTAVRVKNNKTGEKEELSASGLFLAIGHTPNIGFLDGQLELNAGGYIQWTTLARTYTSVEGVFAAGDVADDYYRQAVSAAGTGCMAALDAERYLGHHGLI; via the coding sequence ATGCCCGAAAACGTCATCATCATCGGCTCCGGCCCGGCCGCGTGGACGGCGGCCATTTACGCCGCCCGCGCGAACCTCAACCCGCTCGTGTTCGAGGGGAACCCTTACGACAAGAAGAACCAGGAAAACGGGACGCTTCCGCTCGGGCAACTCGCACTTACGACGGAAGTGGAGAACTTCCCCACGTGGCCCGCGGGCGATACGCGGCAATACCTGAAAACCGCCCTGAAGGAAGACGATCAGCCGTACTGGGTGACGGCCAACAAGGAGCAACCGACGCACGGCATCAACGGGCCGGAACTGGTCGCCCTGGCCCGGCAACAAGCGCGGAACGTCGGCACCCGCGTCGAATCGAAGGACGTGGTGAAGGTCGATCTGAAGAACAAGCCGTTCACGGTCACGCTACACGATGGGAAAACGGCCCAGGCACACACGCTCATCATCGCGACCGGGGCACGGGCGAACTACCTCGGGCTGCCGAGCGAGGACAAGTACAAGAACCGGGGCGTGTCCGCGTGCGCGGTGTGCGACGGCGCGCTCCCGCGGTTCAAGAACCAGCCGATCGTGGTCGTTGGTGGTGGTGACACCGCCGTGGAAGAGGCCGGGTACCTCACGAAGTTCGCCAGCAGCGTTCACCTGCTCGTTCGGCGCGACGTGCTCCGCGCGAGCAAGATCATGGCCGACCGTGCCGAGTCGAACTCGAAGATCGGGATCAAGTGGCACACGGAAGTGGAAGAAGTGATCGGCGACGACAAAAAGGGCGTGACCGCTGTGCGGGTGAAGAACAACAAGACCGGGGAAAAGGAAGAACTTTCCGCGAGCGGCCTGTTCCTGGCGATCGGCCACACGCCGAACATCGGGTTCCTGGACGGCCAGTTGGAACTGAACGCGGGCGGTTACATTCAGTGGACGACGCTGGCCCGCACCTACACGAGCGTGGAAGGCGTGTTCGCGGCCGGGGACGTGGCCGATGACTACTACCGCCAAGCGGTCAGTGCCGCCGGCACCGGGTGCATGGCCGCACTCGACGCCGAGCGCTACCTGGGCCACCACGGGCTGATTTAA
- a CDS encoding methyltransferase: protein MTSPAPQAEPLPPQMVLMQMVFGKAVTQAVSVVARFNLADQMATGPKTAAELANAAGLNAKHLYRVLRALAGLGVLKGDDGGRFALTPVGELLRSDVPGSMRAIATYVCDPWSWKPWGDLAGSVRSGEPAFDRVFGEGVFDYFGKHPDEAATFNAGMTGFSQQAAAAMLKAYDFAPFNTIVDVGGGHGAILCAILGANAKARGIVFDAPQVVAGAHEPIKAAGLADRCRAEGGDFFKAVPAGGDLYVLKHIIHDWNDAKATQILTCVRAAIPATGKLLLMELVVPPGFPPHFAHVLDLEMMVVCDGKERTEPEYRELLAGAGFKLAHVAPTEGPHSLIEAVPV from the coding sequence ATGACGTCACCGGCTCCCCAAGCGGAACCGCTTCCGCCGCAGATGGTGTTGATGCAAATGGTGTTCGGTAAAGCGGTCACGCAAGCCGTATCCGTCGTAGCGCGGTTCAATCTCGCCGACCAAATGGCCACCGGGCCGAAAACTGCCGCCGAACTCGCGAATGCTGCCGGTTTGAACGCGAAGCACCTTTACCGCGTACTCCGCGCGCTGGCCGGGTTGGGCGTGCTCAAAGGTGACGACGGCGGACGGTTCGCGCTCACGCCCGTGGGCGAACTGCTGCGGTCCGACGTTCCCGGTTCGATGCGGGCCATCGCGACCTATGTGTGCGATCCGTGGAGCTGGAAACCGTGGGGCGATCTCGCGGGGAGCGTGCGGAGCGGCGAACCCGCGTTCGATCGCGTGTTCGGCGAGGGCGTCTTCGATTACTTCGGTAAGCACCCGGACGAAGCCGCGACGTTCAACGCGGGCATGACCGGGTTTTCGCAGCAAGCGGCCGCCGCGATGTTGAAGGCATATGACTTCGCCCCGTTCAACACGATCGTCGATGTCGGCGGCGGGCACGGGGCGATTCTGTGCGCCATTTTGGGCGCGAACGCGAAGGCCCGCGGGATCGTGTTCGATGCGCCCCAAGTGGTAGCGGGCGCGCACGAGCCGATCAAGGCGGCGGGGTTGGCCGACCGGTGCCGCGCGGAGGGCGGGGACTTTTTCAAGGCGGTGCCCGCGGGCGGTGACCTCTACGTTTTGAAGCACATTATCCACGACTGGAACGACGCGAAAGCGACGCAGATCCTCACGTGCGTTCGCGCCGCGATCCCCGCAACGGGCAAACTGCTCCTCATGGAACTCGTGGTGCCGCCGGGCTTCCCGCCGCACTTCGCGCACGTCCTCGATCTGGAAATGATGGTGGTGTGCGACGGCAAAGAGCGCACCGAGCCGGAGTACCGCGAACTGCTCGCGGGGGCGGGCTTCAAGCTCGCGCACGTCGCCCCCACCGAGGGGCCGCACAGCTTGATCGAGGCCGTCCCGGTTTGA
- a CDS encoding acetyl ornithine aminotransferase family protein, which translates to MFQFDHLPVPDIRTPLPGPNGSEMLARDKLYVSPSYTPMYPLFVDAGSGAVIRDVDGNLFLDFTAGIAVTNTGHCHPEVVAAIQDQAAKLLHMSGTDFYYRPQIDLAEKLAKIAPGPSPKKVFFANSGAEAIEGALKLARWHTERNRVVAFFGAFHGRTYGAMSLSGSKLVHRRGFSPLVPDIHHVDFPRTCPEGGTCASKCRLIANIEDTIFKRTCPPEEVAAIFVEPIQGEGGYHPIPQGCLPALRELCDKHGILLVVDEVQSGMGRTGKMFAVEHYGVEPDIICSAKGIASGMPLGAIIAKAEVMDWPPGSHASTFGGNPVSCRAALASIELLEREYMANATVRGEQLRAGLRELSKKHAGLTNVRGLGLMTAADLPSGTTREKVIQTAFERGLLLLGCGETALRFCPPLCISAAQVDTALTILDGVLGTIEPAKAPVPVSAGGPLPVV; encoded by the coding sequence ATGTTCCAGTTCGACCACCTTCCGGTGCCCGATATTCGCACGCCGCTCCCGGGACCGAACGGCTCGGAGATGCTCGCGCGCGACAAGTTGTACGTGTCGCCGTCGTACACGCCGATGTACCCGCTGTTCGTCGACGCGGGGAGCGGGGCGGTGATCCGGGACGTGGACGGCAACCTGTTCCTCGATTTCACCGCGGGCATCGCGGTCACGAACACCGGGCACTGTCACCCGGAGGTCGTGGCGGCCATTCAGGACCAGGCCGCGAAACTGCTCCACATGAGCGGCACGGATTTTTACTACCGCCCACAAATCGACCTCGCCGAGAAGCTCGCGAAGATCGCCCCCGGCCCCAGCCCCAAAAAAGTGTTCTTCGCGAACAGCGGCGCGGAAGCGATTGAGGGCGCGCTGAAGCTCGCCCGCTGGCACACGGAGCGGAACCGCGTGGTCGCGTTCTTCGGGGCGTTCCACGGCCGCACTTACGGGGCGATGTCGCTCTCCGGCTCGAAACTCGTTCACCGACGCGGCTTCTCGCCGCTCGTGCCGGACATCCACCACGTCGATTTCCCGCGCACCTGTCCCGAGGGTGGAACCTGTGCCAGCAAGTGCCGGCTCATCGCGAACATCGAAGACACGATCTTCAAACGGACCTGCCCGCCGGAAGAAGTCGCGGCGATCTTCGTCGAGCCGATCCAGGGCGAAGGCGGCTACCACCCCATCCCGCAGGGGTGCCTCCCCGCGTTGCGTGAGCTGTGCGACAAGCACGGCATTTTGCTCGTGGTTGATGAGGTGCAATCGGGGATGGGCCGCACCGGGAAGATGTTCGCGGTGGAGCATTACGGCGTGGAACCGGACATCATCTGCTCCGCGAAGGGCATCGCGTCCGGGATGCCGCTGGGGGCGATCATTGCGAAGGCCGAGGTCATGGACTGGCCCCCGGGCAGTCACGCGAGCACGTTCGGCGGGAACCCCGTGAGCTGCCGGGCCGCGCTCGCGAGCATCGAGCTACTCGAACGCGAATACATGGCGAACGCGACCGTCCGTGGAGAGCAACTCCGGGCCGGACTGCGCGAACTTTCCAAAAAACACGCCGGTCTAACCAACGTGCGCGGGCTGGGCCTCATGACTGCGGCCGACCTCCCGTCGGGTACCACGCGCGAGAAGGTGATCCAGACCGCGTTCGAGCGCGGGCTGCTCCTCCTCGGGTGCGGCGAAACGGCGCTCCGCTTCTGCCCGCCGCTGTGCATCTCCGCCGCCCAGGTGGATACGGCACTCACGATTCTCGACGGCGTCCTCGGTACGATCGAGCCCGCAAAAGCGCCGGTGCCGGTATCCGCCGGTGGGCCACTGCCGGTCGTTTAG